cTGCAGTCACTAGCtccacacagagtgcgcattttgcaattgaaattgcatgcgcattggagtggtgcgtagctttaggacccgcgtaGCTTTAGGGCCCCCTACCATACTAGGCCCTATCTTAAtattgttcttatctacgtcacgttctcaaattggtattctgaaaacgttcttatctttttcttatcttttgttcttatctttttcttatcttgccttccatcctatgctgagcgcgtaaatttatTACATGCGCataatacaaaagcgcgctaaaaagataagaacaaaataaagataagtggtattctgaaaacgttcttgtattttatctttcttatcttttacgatatttatgataatatttaagatagctagagggttatcacatctcacgATGTTCGCGTTCTTTCTTGCTCAAAAAAGATGGCCACTGGTAATAACATGTATTCTttccatcctttctttcatccaccctttattttgtttttcaccttttttctatccttttgtctttctttatctattttcactttttcttcatttctatctatctaccttcctttctttcattcttcatttatatcttttgctttattttttgaattttttaatctcttatttttattttactttgtttcatttactcttcatctttctttcttttttattttccctttttgttctttttctttctttctttgaattaaCCTTTCTTTCGATTTCTTTCTTtagtctttatttttgctttaatttctctttcattgtttcattttccttttttctctcttccttcaccttttacatttttttattccttctttttctctttcttttttttctttcactcgttttttctgtttttttcagttctttattccttcattttatccttttaatctttttttgtccttttttgttttttcctttaagtttctttctttccttttcttcatttaagttctttttgcttgctttcttttgtttattctttcattattttctgctttgttcctttaatttttttttatttctgcttcattctgacccTTTTTTGTCTCCTTTCTTAcctacttactttctttcttcctgttttattctttgttcgtacctgctttattttctttacttactttccttattgtgcacgtgtctcggaataataatcagtcattgcgtataaaatgcctatttcgcgcaatgcgccagaaacagtGTTCGCGCAGtgcccatgatattctcttgacataaggaacgcttctattggttaaactgacaatataaagtgcattttgattggtaatatccaaaaaatgggcgtgttgaagataagaaggaggcagtccttccagagataagaacgcgttaagaagattttcagaataccgatttgcaatgattttagcgtcttcttatctcaatgagataagataaaagataagaacgttttcagaataccaccccaggtctTTTCTTGACATGCTTGAAGTTGATGGTGCAGTCAACATAGGTGGATTTTTAGGATGTATCTTAAGACTTAGGCAGTGACATGTCAGAGAGGAAGCAGAGGAGGAGGGCAGGGAGTGTGAGGGAAAGAGAATGGAGGATGCAAGCAAGCCTGGATGCAAGGATGAGGGGGGTCATTTCCAGTGAAATCATTTAGGATGTGTGCAGGCAAGTCAAGACTCAAGGTTCTCAACATGCTGTAGTAGGTCTaacctagtcttgaggactccgtgagcatattttttatgattttgatattgtcatttaCTCACGGAGTCTTGACAGGGCATCCTATCTGAGTGTAGAGAAGATACTAGTCCAGAAGGGAATTCCCTTCATATTTAACATTAGAACTAGTGGTCCATGTATAGAccaaaattttattaaattgcATACCCTTATACTCCTAATGCGTGTAAAGGTATAGtttcccccccaaaaataagaaaaattcgagttttcttaccagaccgatgtcATGTATCCATATTGTAAACACTGCGATACAATAGCCTGACCCTTGAGCCCACTTCGATATGACGTACACGTACGTAGAGGCATTAGGAAGTGCCGAAGGGgttcatcgatttttgtctttatttcataaaaatatataaaaagaactggacccaaataaagattattaatattattctgttttggtctgaaatgcaccaaaacgggggaaaaaataaacttaaaacaataaaaggACAAGAACAGTGACtcacttcggctgtcgcgcaacccccacttccctggtttatccgtacttaatacataaacatatggccattgagtccctgtacagatcgagttagaactttggtctctgtaattggtgagtggagccaactgAGTTCaacggaacaaccaatataacagagaccgaagctttagGTCTagggtcgcgcgtgctgcgaCGCCACTTCTGCCCTGgcgtccacaacacacgacttctatctTTAATACAATagtatggcttgatttttctgtgcgcggcggcatgtagaTCTAATGAACCCTTGGCCTTGAGTGGATTGGTTATactggttgttccgctgaactctgatgactccactcaccaattacagaggaCGAAGTTCTAACTTGTTCTGTACAGGAAGTCAGAGACTCAATGGCAGTAATACTAGCTAAGTTAAAAAGAACCCCCACAAACAAGTTTAATCTTATTATTAAATTACCAAAGAAGACCGTTGTATTTATATCGTACCCTTGCCTTAGATACCTCAGGCAATGGTTCATGTAGGATCCACTACACTTCACCACCGCTACACCTACCCGAACCATCGGGCGATGAATACTCGCTCACAAAAACCAGTGACAAACTGTGTCACTTTTTGGTAAAAAAGGCAacacgtcatgtaaaaaaaaaggacataAAGCGTACTCTACATGGACTAAATTGGTAATTTGAAGCCGGTTTGCAGTTCCCCACATGTATTAATTCACTGCCGAATTCAAAATGGCAAACGCAAATTGTGCGCATCATGCGTTAGTTTCATATtaacaagattattggaagacggCAAGTCGTGAAAAATAGACAGTGAACTAGGGGAATTGAGGTCACTTAATCTATTTTAGCACTCCCAATCCCTGTAATTGCTGTCTATGTCCCGCAGgggtaagtgaaaaaaaaaactgtcccTATAAACAATGAcaatctcaatttatcaagacatgatttgtcttggtttatgaggatatccttgttttctgggacaacCCCAATTTTTGGATCAGTGACTCTACTGATCATAGAACACTAGAATAATCCAAAAAGCGTAGTAGATGTAGGATTCTAGATCTAGATGATAACTCTAAGACTAAGTTagtcattgaatgcatttttttacCCATTATGATTTAAACCTGTCATGGTATTTTTTCCGGCTCTTAGCCTTGGGATTCAAATTTAAATCTAGCATCCTCTTGAGTCTTGATaatgcttttattttcatttcaaatagcAGTTTGAGCTCATAGTTTTACACTTTACATATTTAATAGTTTTAGGCCTGTCAACTACTCCCtttcccccccctttttttaatatccatTATATCATATAGGGAAAGAAAACTCCTTTTTTGTCCAGATATTATGTACAGTCATCTATGGGAAATATGCTGTGACTcctttttttgtatgtttacaGGTTGGTAGGCCTGTACTTGGATATTAAAAAACTGCTGTCAAAAATGTTattctgaaattttcagcccatttGATGCTGAAAATGTGTTACACAAATAtgcagatattttattttgatcaggcACCCGATTAAATTAAAATCTCATGTAAAATTGgtaaattcatcaaataaaacacatttttagtttatatcctgaaaaattcatcaaatcggttgtgaaataagaaagttatgatagttATATGCATAACTTGGTGATATTCAATTAAGAGAGTTGACGATGTtcctcaccatttcttttgtttgtcattttttaaattatacaatatttaagtTTTTATAGATTTAACATTAAGACTAACTTTACTCAACCACaaaattttcaaacaatattaatttcacatgttctGGGATGATAAAACTTTgcttcacatgacaatgagtaaaaaattaaatattacatttttcatataataaaatacagagaaatagtgagtggatgatttcatcagtcccctcatttgcataccaaccatgATGTGAATAACTGTTTTGttgtaaaattaagcaaaactttgaaatgtatctttcttcatcttattttacattttattttgatgaaattttcagtgttatgcatgtttgatttttctgtttttattcaaattaactgtttgttggggtggacttatcctGAAAGCAATACTGAGCAAATTATTAGATGATACCTAATGAAAGTTACATATTAACGAGAAAATTATTACTCAGtatccttttttaaaaaattaatgtgtTATACATACAGGCCCTTGATTGTCCTTACGTGGATGGGGTAGATGAAACCTGGATTTCCGAGCTTCTTTACCAACCAGGAGAAGCAAGGATAAGATTACTTCAATGGCTTCTATCTAGGTTAGTCATTTCCCTTTAACTTACTGTATGAACGAAAGGAATGacaacaatattttgttaaactCTTACTGTACATTTAATTACATTTACTGTATACATTAGAATTAAATTAATGTGATTACAAGTATTGTTTATTTCAGTTAGTggttattttttaaagactCTGGAATAGTCTCCCTTCCTCAATAAGAAATGCATTATCAGTTACCTTGTTCAAAACCTAAAAACCTACAAATACCAGAGTTTCAATAAATAAGTCACTTTTTGTTACATAATTTGAAGAGATAGTAGGCTTCCTTTTCCAGTAATTAGAACTTAATCATACTTTTGTGTATTTGTCTTGTTAACTAATTTACCTTCCAAGTATTGTAATGTGCAGTTAAGTATATACCGGTAGATAATTTAatttactattatttttattattatgaaagaCCCTTAAAATGGTACTTCATCTTTTGGAAATTCTACTATTGAAGATGCATGATGATGAAATTAGTATTTGTGCAAGATAAATCTAAAGTAATTCTCTTGAATAGTCACTTCCTTCAGAAAATCGTAGTCAGGTATCCGCTTTTGTTTGATGCCGCTGATCCACAATTCATTGGAGTGCTTTGCGAAAGGCAATTTAGGAACAACTTTCCATTTTCCCTCTTTGTAGGTATGATGTGAAATTTGCAGAGCTCCTTGACAACCAATACTGGACAAGTGAAACTAAAATGGACAGCAGAATACAAGGTGGGTTGTCATTGGGCAAGATGTGATATTACACAAGATTACGCAGGTGTGCTATATATGTAAAGCACATGCGATGATCCTTATCAGTAGAGTCCCTGAAAATGGTAGATAGTGAAGCAAACATTTTGTATAAAATTGTGTGGTTTATAATTGGTGTGTCCGCTTTGCTTCAGGATACAGACCCGTTTGTAGTTAAATTTGAGTAGTCGTGATAAACAGACATTTTGAGAGAAAACAGAGAAAAGTTTTCTTCAATTtctaaaatcaattttcaatggAAATAACATCTCTTATATTATGATTAGATTGGTCGACAGATTTcgcaaaattgattttaatgattaataAGCCATCCCTGGTAAATATAACTGTTTCTCTTGAATTCTTGAGGTTGCTATGTTGGGTAATCTTGCTAACTGATTTAACACCTTTCTTTTTAAAAGTGCTTATTCTAATGAAGAAGGAATGAAGGTAATTTGGATGAAAGTTGCTTGTGACTGAACCAACTCCAAATTGTTCGATCAGTATTGAAATTTATTGCAAGTAGACAAATGTTTTGATAGTCGAGAATTATTTGTTCAAGGACATTTAACCAATGTTCTAGTGAAGGTACCAGAATGTGTAGTAAGTTTGGGAGTAAACTTCTTCTGAACTTTTTATTCTCCTTAGCCATGACTAAGCTGTGTTCTTGTCTTGGACTCTGTAGACCAGGGGATGTCGATCTTATAAGGGTAAGTGTTAAGAATTATTTCTATTCCTGGTTCATCTCAGATGAAACCCAattgagagagagacagagtgtGCATTGACTCTCTGATGaacctggggcggtattctgaggtcattttatctctaaaatattttattttatctcttaaatgaaattggtattctgagatgatattttatctctcagataaaatttgaaattttatctgagataaattTTATATTGCGTATCTAAAGATGATATGCGACAGACCAGTGTCTGCGTAGACATGTCCACCTTGTATCTAAACATTGCAACGTGAATAATGTGCTTGTGCCaatgttactttgaagaaaaaaatgaaataacctTAAAATAGGGTGGGGACTATTTTATCTTTGCGAAGTTCATTTCagcaatatttctaggtgaattagTTCCTAAAACtgacatgaaaattaagaaaaataggAATTACAATTAGGAATTATATCAGAAGagtcttgactaatattgtctttgaaatgatgcttgtaATGATGCGatattgacattaaaaaaaactatgagAGTAATGTCATTTtccaaaaagaaatctctgtttAATGATGCACTAGCGAATAATGGAAGCGcaattgaattcaataaattgacgcaatctcgcACCTTTGCCACACCTGGTGGAATGAATTTTTATTGGTTGAATGAGATGAGAGTGCTGTAAAACCACGTTTCTCATTGGATATTGcttaaaaaataggtgtgtcttgcAGAGTTAAAAAGAAGATGAAAtggttctcagaataccaactcctagagattttaagggtattttgtCTCACTGATTTTAATTTCTTGCAGagatttaatgaaaatgaaatggttctcagaataccaattccgagagattttaagggtattttgtctcactgattttaacaaagattaaacattttatctgagataaaatggatctcagaatactaCCCCTGCATTGCATGCTGCAGGTCTGATGTGTCATTAGAAAAACACAGCTAGAGCATACATTATGCATATTATGCGTATACACTAATGCATGTGTATCAGACAAACTACTGGATATCGCAGCTTATAAGCACCTCATTCAATTTGACATTGTTTTCTGGACTGTAGTGAAGTCAATACCTAGAATATAATTCACAAAGATCCTTCGTAAATGGCATTTTGACCTAACAGTAATGCGAACCCAGATAGCTCACACATTAGCACATGGGAAGCGGGCTACCACGAATCATTGTGATGACGGATTGAATATCATGTACTCATTAACACTAAGGCGTGACTTTTGATTAGACTTAACTCTTTCTGATATGAAACACCGCAGAATGTATATGTCTCAATAGTtaacttattttcttttcctttgaaatttaATAGTGAATGCTCCTCTCAATCTCCTCCCTCATTTGCCTTCAGGGAGTGTCTACATCAAAATCCAAACAGGCTGCATTCTGGGATAAGTTACTTGACATTGTAACCATAAGTGATGCATCAGAAGAAACGCACAGAGATGTCATGTCTAGTCCAGGGATTGTCAGGTAGGCTTAAATTCCTTTAAAAGCCTAAAGGTGTAGATTTCGCCTGGCACTTAACGTAGTGGTCACACCCGCCTCTTCTTTATTCATACAATAGCACACAGGCAGCTTCCAATGGCCACAGGTAAAAGCTATCAGGATGATATCCAAATAAATTGTGCTGTGGGGGGTATGCCAACCGAGCTTGATGGTGGCCATCCACGTACTCTGTCTTGGGAACCAGTGATGTTTAGAGAAGGgcatatttctttaatattaatTTGATTATAAAATCCATATGATGGTTGTCTGTCCCTTCTCATGTGCTCAATATTTTATTACCTTGAAATATTAGTGAGAGTTTGCCATTATGGGAGCAGTTTTGCCATGACTGTCAATTCATATCATCTCTTGCTCATGGAAGAGATCTGCAGGAAGCCCTATCACCTAAGATGACTCTATTCCCTCCAGATATCACACGTACTCTCGCTAAGAGAGCAGCCGATGATCAACACAGGTAATActctgaattatttttttattgctgtGTGAGATGAAATAATCTTGTGCAATAGTGCAATTCTCCATTAGAAAGACAGTCATGCTGATAGTCCTAAATAACAAATACCTTATATCAAGCAAGGCCTTGAACAAATCACAACTCACTACCATGGTCAAGCAGGAGTATAATGCATCTTTGGtttttcaagaaatttattcatagaaaatgaaacaattttctcatAATTCTACAAACAAGGTTGTAAACctcaaatatcaaaatgttaGTAAAAAGTTGTTGTGCTGTGTGTTTTAACACCAAGCTTATCAGGATGGAAGCATCTATTAGCCCATCACAGAATTTGACAATTGTCAATTGTAAAAAGAAAGGTAAGGTACAAATGGGCATGCAAACTTATACAGGTAATTATGGATTCCCACACAGGTTGATATGAATTTGATGATGGTTTCTATTTCTATTTGGGGTAGGCAAATTTTGAATAGGCGCTTATTGTTTTGGTGCCATATAAAtgccttttattattattgatataatgttctttatttattttctcacaAGGAATGTAGTACTTTTATGATATATGCACATTATATTAATGGTGGGAATGCCCTTGATGTGACTGTATTATAAAGAATAGATATCACTGTATCACAAAACATTGTAAGAGTTGTATTAGTTTGAACTCCATTTCCAACAGGCACCGTTTACAATAGAATGTCTTACTTTTATTTAGAGTGGCCCTACCCAGCATTGATTCCCTGTTAGAAACAAGCACACACCTGTCTATGGAACTACAACAAGCAAATCAGCATCTCAAGGACCTTCAGAAAGCAGTGAGTGTGGTTCACTATGTTTCACCTTCATGGATGTAGTGGCTAAACTCTTAGCATCATTCCACAGAATGTACCCCTTTGGGAGACCACTTACAGACCAAATATTTGCAAGATCATGACAGAGAAATATTGTGTCAGCAGAATGACTCTAAAACCCCTCAAaagatcattaaaaaataaacaccaATACTTCGATAATTTTCAGTTCCTCATGCCAATCTTTAAATGGTCTTTGTTATCTTCCAATAATTTTGCAATGATCTCTGAATGATGTTTTAGTGTTACAAAAATTGTGTCAATTCTTGAAACAGGTGATATATAATTTGGTGAGCTTTTTAGAAATCATGGATGTGGTTGAAAGACACGAAggccattttcataaaattttaatCCTTGAAAGACCACTTACAAGGCCGAAAGGACATTCAGGAGTCACCAGGATCAAATTTGCTGGCTCTGTAAAGACCTGGAAGACCACAGCAGCCTTTTCAGCAAGATCCCTTTTAGTCCTTGAAGACAGCTGAAAGTATACTGAGAGACCAATAAAGCTATTGAGAGATCACTTAAAGATTATCTGGCATACTACCAGAGATCTTTGTAAGATTTCTAAAAGACTGACCATGACATCAAAGTTGGGATCTGTATACAAGCTTGACAATATTTCTGATACCTGCCTAAAGTGAGCAATCAAGCTAGTACTGCTCTACTCTTCCCAAACATGGCTTAATGTTTTAGCTTTGTAACCATGGGCTTTGCGGAATTTGCATAATTGAAAAGAATGGACACTACCCAGTTTCTACAGAAGGGGTGGTGagatttgaaatttaaaaactGGTCTGTGTGTATCACTTTCTGAAAAATAGCAGCTGGACAATATTAGCATGTTATTGTTAAGTAAAAGAATGGTATTGTCATGCTCATTTCCCTATGAGAATTTAATGCTTCCATTTCATATATTTGATTGACATGTTGAGTGAGATTATCAACCTGCTCCTCCTTTGCAATGTCATCCAAGTATTGCTTCCAGTAATACCCACCACCTGTTGTGGAAGATCTAGAGCAACAGACTATGGTCAATACTCCATGATCTTTAACAAGTATTCTGCACCACCATTAAAATCATGACGGTAATTAATTATTTGAAGTCTCAATCAgcttttataaataaatttgcaACAGTAATAATCTTTCATTGTATAATTTTGTCtggcctgcatagcagagcgagatttgaaaatttttgaatgattttgatagggctctttataaaaaattattaggTCAAACCATAAAATGTGATTACTCTATTGTGAATTAATCGTATTTTGTTTGAGCTcctttgtattttcttattctTCTGCAGTATCCTTATCCCACACCTGACCCTAAGGCATCAGACAAGGTTTGTCAGACTATGAAGTTGGTTCTGTCAGAGCTGGTACAGCTAGTGACGAGTTTCATCTTCATGTTTGAGAGTGAGATGCGTCAGTTCTGCAACAAGGCTCCACCCAAACTAACTCAATTAGGACCAGCCATCAAGAGAGTACACACTCTGCTCCAGCAGTTCTCAGGAGTAAGCATGAATTCTATCATCTCACTACTGTGcatctaagaaaaaaaaaaggaaaactgcACTTTTCTGTTAAGCTTTCCAGCACAGAGAACTATTCTCTTTTTATGTTGATTCTTTACAGGGAATGTGTAAGAAGCGTCATGGACAAGTGAACtatgaataaatatttacatatcaTTGACAAATGTCTTATGCTTAACTTTGATTTAATTATACTTGGTTTTATTTTTATGCTGTATCAGTAATTTCTATCCTTTAGCTAGTTTGCATTCTTAAAATGactttgttttatattatgTTAATATTCATGTCCTGCACTGTAAAGCTCATAGTGTGCGCTTTCTCTATTATGCGCTTAATAAATCAgtcttattattattgtaaaaatattagTGTTCTCTGCATCTACATCAGCCAGTCTGCTGCCATCTAATGTTGTGCAATTGAactcttatgtttttttcttcattaaatattgatttgataCAGCTCCTGACAAGCCTGCAGTCAATGCACACATCATATTACAGTATTGTTAATACCAAGGGGATCCAATCAGAGGATACTCATCCTGCAGATCTAATGGGTAAGAAAGAGTCTATTACTTACGATTATACGATACCTTCCATCTAGAATACCATAGATCCCTAAACATGTATGCTGAAAAATAATCCTACTGGTGAATACTAGATGAATACCCTCAGAtgactgttttaacataaccaGGTGTCTTAATGCACATTCAGAGCTGCTAATTAGTACAGATCTTCTgtatttagtactgaaaatgagaagaatactgatggtttcaggcaaaatactgatttctaaagtttcagttttatgtgttgtcctatgttatttctttgaaaaataccaatttcctcaccaaaatactgaaatgttcttgttcaGGTTAGTAGCTCTGCAATGGTATTGAATGCATAATCTCACGGGTAAGCTGGCTACTCAGTAGCTAGTGTCTCTATACTACATGAACCTAGGAGATCAGATTTGACTTTAAAGCTCGGCTCTTTGTGAGACAAGACAGCCCCAAGTAATCTTAATCTAATAGtttagattttcttttatgcCCTTggcaggcaatttttttttcagggtctACTTTTCACAATGTACTGTCTAAAtatgcaacattggataagctttataGCCGAGATGAATGGGGATTTAAGCATTTTAGGGGTTGAATCACCCCAGCCCCTGTAAAATGTTTttccttggggggggggattgagtcatgtatattcatatgtCAAAATACTGAATATTCTGCAATTGTAAAAGATATTAGTTGACAatggtaaatatatttttatctgaCTTTGTACATTCTGTCActtatgatattttttctgaatTATCTTACAGCATCAGTAAGCCGCTCAGCCCTGAAGTCTTATGGTGAGTTTGTAACTATAATGGAAGATTCGATACATCGACAGCATGATACATGGTCAGAAAGTAAAGTCCTTGCTGATTCATTTCGATGAACAGGTGCCCCATTGTGGAAACAGTTGCTTTTAAATGCTACTAATACAACACACAATTCTCCATAGCAATCTTCTGATTGGTTGACTATCATGGATACCTCTGATCTCATAGAGGAAACGCTTTTGATTGTGTCTTTGTACAAATGACTCCAGATGCCATACTTTAAGTTAAATGTCAGATGAGACTGCAGCGACGGTGATTTGCCATGATCGATTAGAACATTTTCATTATCTCTTTTTGAGCTAACCAGTATCCCTAACACTTACATTCAACATTCTACTAATAGTGATGAAGGCATGAAATAACATGTAAGTCTGACTTGCTTGAGTGAGATATGATGTATGGCCTGTGTGTATACAGGTACTGCTTAGAACTCTAGTTTGATTCATAGAATGTAAGTCTAATGCATAAAACTGTATTAGTGCCGAACTGGAATAAGATACCCCAGTGATTCTTGTTGACAGGGATGGTACCACAGTGGGCAACTACTTCCCCCTTTATTTTAAGTGATCAAGAAAATGGAAAAGCAGGAAAAGGGGGGCatggggaaaagagagaagaggAGTATAGTTTACAAAAAGAGCTGGATCATGGaactgtttatatattttttttcattgagaaTGGAAAAGGATTAAGCCATTTTTGCCACTTTCCTTATGAAAACACCCTGGCACCACCCTTGATTGTAATAATGATCATTTATCAGAAGTCGTTTTATGAGCTGATACATATAAAGTGTTGATACAACAAACTTCTGAATTGTGAGTTTTAAGccagactataggcgccacttcTTAACCAAggctaagtttttgaaatgtcatcataatttagaaagtatatggacctagttcatgatacttagacataaggataatagtgtatcactgaagatcctgcctgagtttcaggtcacatggccaaggttaaaggtcatttagggtcaatgaactttggccgtgttgggggtatttgttgaattggcatcataacttgaaaagtttatggatctacatgtacatgtacacatgt
This genomic interval from Lytechinus pictus isolate F3 Inbred chromosome 3, Lp3.0, whole genome shotgun sequence contains the following:
- the LOC129257342 gene encoding uncharacterized protein LOC129257342 isoform X1, whose protein sequence is MSRQSYTAVENLARSFKTRFDALDCPYVDGVDETWISELLYQPGEARIRLLQWLLSRYDVKFAELLDNQYWTSETKMDSRIQAMTKLCSCLGLCRPGDVDLIRGVSTSKSKQAAFWDKLLDIVTISDASEETHRDVMSSPGIVSESLPLWEQFCHDCQFISSLAHGRDLQEALSPKMTLFPPDITRTLAKRAADDQHRVALPSIDSLLETSTHLSMELQQANQHLKDLQKAYPYPTPDPKASDKVCQTMKLVLSELVQLVTSFIFMFESEMRQFCNKAPPKLTQLGPAIKRVHTLLQQFSGLLTSLQSMHTSYYSIVNTKGIQSEDTHPADLMASVSRSALKSYGEFVTIMEDSIHRQHDTWSESKVLADSFR
- the LOC129257342 gene encoding uncharacterized protein LOC129257342 isoform X2 encodes the protein MSRQSYTAVENLARSFKTRFDALDCPYVDGVDETWISELLYQPGEARIRLLQWLLSRYDVKFAELLDNQYWTSETKMDSRIQAMTKLCSCLGLCRPGDVDLIRGVSTSKSKQAAFWDKLLDIVTISDASEETHRDVMSSPGIVSESLPLWEQFCHDCQFISSLAHGRDLQEALSPKMTLFPPDITRTLAKRAADDQHRVALPSIDSLLETSTHLSMELQQANQHLKDLQKAYPYPTPDPKASDKVCQTMKLVLSELVQLVTSFIFMFESEMRQFCNKAPPKLTQLGPAIKRVHTLLQQFSGLLTSLQSMRASTLDIF